One window from the genome of Bdellovibrio sp. NC01 encodes:
- the lspA gene encoding signal peptidase II — MKKKYIWLLAIAGFLIALDQGVKMFIHTHFHLGESVSVIPNFFNLTYVRNFGAAFGFLAESHPSFRELFFLSMPPIALVIILGILRGVKDEDTKQIIALSSIFGGAIGNYIDRLRFRYVIDFLDFHLYGRWSWPAFNIADMAIVGGVGLLLLLMLIENKKKEKSESAT, encoded by the coding sequence ATGAAGAAAAAGTACATCTGGCTTTTGGCTATCGCTGGTTTTTTGATCGCTCTAGATCAAGGCGTAAAAATGTTCATTCACACTCACTTCCATTTGGGTGAGTCAGTTTCTGTGATCCCTAATTTCTTTAACTTAACTTACGTAAGAAACTTCGGCGCAGCGTTTGGATTCTTGGCAGAAAGCCATCCTTCATTCCGCGAGTTGTTCTTCTTATCTATGCCACCGATTGCCCTGGTCATTATCTTGGGTATCTTGCGTGGAGTGAAAGACGAAGACACAAAACAAATCATCGCGCTTTCAAGCATCTTCGGTGGCGCGATCGGAAACTACATCGATCGTTTGCGTTTCCGCTATGTGATCGACTTCTTGGATTTCCATCTTTATGGCCGCTGGAGCTGGCCTGCATTCAACATCGCTGATATGGCGATCGTTGGCGGGGTTGGTTTATTGCTGCTGTTGATGCTGATCGAAAATAAGAAAAAAGAAAAATCAGAAAGTGCTACTTAG
- a CDS encoding response regulator transcription factor, whose translation MKIAVKKLLLVEDDKRLREVLQEELSERGFEVQAFAALPDLATIQTADGALLDLRIGNESGLDIIDNLKKRFPGIRIVLMSGFGSVASAVKAMQLGAENFLTKPVTPDMIVKAFAVDEASVDVNKESEISLARMEREYIDYVLQTSDGNITQAAKKLGLHRQSLQRKLRKNVPK comes from the coding sequence ATGAAAATTGCAGTTAAAAAGCTTCTTTTAGTTGAAGACGACAAACGCCTGCGCGAAGTTTTGCAAGAGGAACTTAGCGAGCGCGGTTTTGAAGTGCAAGCTTTTGCCGCCTTGCCAGATTTAGCCACGATTCAAACGGCTGACGGAGCATTGCTGGATCTGCGTATCGGCAATGAAAGTGGTCTTGATATTATCGACAATCTTAAGAAAAGATTCCCTGGCATTCGCATTGTCTTGATGAGCGGCTTTGGCAGTGTCGCTTCTGCCGTTAAAGCTATGCAGTTAGGTGCGGAAAACTTTTTAACCAAGCCTGTAACGCCAGATATGATCGTGAAAGCCTTCGCAGTCGATGAAGCATCTGTTGACGTAAATAAAGAATCCGAGATTTCTTTAGCGCGCATGGAGCGGGAATACATCGATTACGTTCTGCAAACTTCCGATGGCAACATCACACAGGCCGCGAAAAAGTTGGGTCTGCATCGTCAAAGCTTACAGCGTAAATTGCGTAAGAACGTTCCGAAATAA
- a CDS encoding sensor histidine kinase, with product MDWGQRVSNFRLQGEDFLASANHVDYEVGMTTQFFRIFWPESATRIQGLVRFRWMAIIGMIFGVVPLLQVGYLQKNQMPFFMCVIALLALFNGLTEGIWSKNTSLVKEDRLLFAQLTVDLLTVTALLFVCGSANNPLIFILAVHAFLGGMLLRSTLSGVFIVVVLALLSILQFETYQDSSITLNVDNREMYFDFMAQWSVVIISWFVAHLFSGLLQKQEERIRELQERQSKADRLKALGALTAGFSHQLATPLNALQLRLNRAQRKSLTEEIQNELVEAQSSLQECVSVFRHMAEVFSNSTAAEPQNTKVQTLVTDVLRAWKQDHPEVNIETHFSDEDLFCQIQVLAFAQSLFDMLDNAFEASSQNEVQISLRLYKQDSLAVLEVIDAGKGLSKEILSRLGEPFATDKVGGNGLGVYSAQMMAQSLGGEFRLYNNQSGRGATARLTIPAGSAL from the coding sequence ATGGATTGGGGACAGCGCGTAAGCAACTTCCGGTTGCAGGGTGAAGACTTCCTTGCGAGCGCAAACCACGTCGACTATGAAGTGGGCATGACGACACAGTTTTTTAGAATATTTTGGCCTGAATCAGCGACGCGTATTCAAGGTTTAGTTCGCTTTCGTTGGATGGCCATCATCGGAATGATTTTCGGTGTCGTGCCGTTGTTGCAAGTTGGGTATTTGCAAAAAAATCAGATGCCGTTCTTCATGTGCGTGATTGCATTGCTCGCATTATTCAACGGATTGACTGAAGGTATTTGGAGCAAGAACACATCTTTAGTAAAAGAAGATCGACTGTTGTTCGCACAGCTAACGGTCGACTTGTTAACGGTAACCGCGCTGTTGTTCGTGTGCGGATCAGCGAACAATCCATTAATTTTCATTTTAGCGGTTCATGCTTTCTTAGGCGGTATGCTTTTAAGAAGTACGCTCAGCGGCGTTTTCATTGTTGTCGTTCTGGCCCTACTGAGTATTTTGCAATTCGAAACATATCAGGACTCTTCCATCACATTGAACGTTGATAATCGCGAAATGTATTTCGACTTCATGGCGCAATGGTCGGTCGTGATTATTTCGTGGTTCGTCGCGCACTTGTTCTCGGGTCTTTTGCAAAAACAAGAAGAGCGCATTCGTGAACTGCAAGAACGTCAAAGTAAAGCCGATCGTTTGAAAGCTTTAGGCGCGTTGACGGCGGGATTTTCTCATCAGCTGGCGACTCCGCTAAATGCTTTGCAATTGCGTTTGAATCGCGCGCAACGCAAATCTTTGACGGAAGAAATTCAAAATGAATTAGTGGAAGCGCAAAGTTCGTTGCAGGAATGCGTTTCAGTCTTCCGTCACATGGCGGAAGTGTTTTCGAATTCGACGGCGGCCGAACCACAAAATACCAAAGTGCAAACTTTAGTGACGGACGTTTTGCGTGCTTGGAAGCAAGATCATCCCGAAGTAAACATCGAAACTCATTTTAGTGACGAAGATTTGTTCTGTCAGATTCAAGTTCTGGCTTTTGCGCAAAGCTTGTTCGACATGCTTGATAACGCCTTTGAAGCCTCGTCACAAAATGAAGTGCAGATTTCCTTGCGTCTTTACAAACAAGATTCTCTGGCTGTCTTAGAAGTGATTGATGCAGGTAAAGGTTTGTCGAAAGAAATTTTATCGCGTTTAGGTGAGCCTTTTGCGACAGACAAAGTTGGTGGCAATGGTTTGGGCGTGTATTCAGCGCAAATGATGGCACAATCTTTGGGCGGGGAGTTTCGCTTGTACAACAATCAGTCGGGCCGAGGCGCCACCGCAAGACTTACGATTCCTGCAGGAAGTGCACTATGA
- a CDS encoding outer membrane beta-barrel protein, with translation MTKILAALVLLLSAESALAQSQAPILQNLNFSAAIDAVAPLDLDNSDNNQLEIRSAEFMLYGAVDPYFDAVINFAAHNEDGEYKAELHEGYIGSTKLFNGFRFKAGTFFLGVGRLNQFHQHDWPFISAPRVQKEFFAEEGIHDTGLEMSYLLPTDSYWDITVGVTNGYQWGEDSPREKPRVPVHYIHPVTFIDLGANNGLQIGGTYLGRTDSTGLQTQLGGLDFVYKQKEGKFNRWFFQSEIWYQNQNSPDTDRSEKIGAYIYPEYGFSENWSLGLRMDAFSDLSQNFEGTNDRQKNLDYAFVPTLTFKTSEFATWRVAYTHEVLNQAQMADQIDRKIELQFIAILGAHPAHAF, from the coding sequence ATGACTAAGATACTTGCTGCCCTAGTCCTTCTTCTGTCTGCGGAATCTGCTCTTGCACAAAGCCAGGCGCCCATTCTGCAAAACCTTAACTTCTCTGCCGCGATTGATGCTGTTGCTCCACTGGATTTAGATAATTCAGACAACAATCAGTTAGAAATTCGTTCTGCTGAATTCATGCTTTATGGCGCGGTTGATCCTTACTTTGATGCGGTTATCAACTTTGCGGCCCACAACGAAGATGGCGAATACAAAGCGGAACTTCATGAAGGTTATATCGGTTCGACGAAACTTTTTAACGGTTTCCGTTTTAAAGCCGGGACGTTCTTCTTAGGAGTCGGTCGCTTGAATCAATTCCATCAACATGACTGGCCGTTTATTTCTGCGCCTCGCGTGCAAAAAGAATTCTTCGCGGAAGAAGGCATTCACGATACGGGCTTAGAGATGAGTTATCTTCTGCCAACAGACAGTTACTGGGACATCACAGTCGGTGTGACAAACGGCTATCAATGGGGCGAAGACAGTCCTCGTGAAAAACCACGTGTACCAGTTCACTATATTCATCCTGTTACTTTCATCGACTTAGGCGCCAACAACGGTTTGCAAATTGGTGGTACATATTTAGGTCGCACGGATTCAACGGGTCTACAAACGCAACTAGGTGGCTTGGATTTCGTCTACAAACAAAAAGAAGGCAAATTCAATCGCTGGTTCTTCCAATCTGAAATCTGGTACCAAAATCAAAACAGCCCTGACACAGATCGCAGCGAAAAAATCGGTGCGTATATTTATCCAGAGTATGGTTTTAGCGAAAACTGGTCACTGGGTTTGCGTATGGATGCGTTCTCTGATTTATCTCAAAATTTCGAAGGCACAAACGACAGACAGAAAAATCTCGACTATGCTTTTGTTCCAACGCTGACTTTCAAAACCAGCGAATTTGCAACTTGGCGCGTGGCTTATACTCACGAGGTGTTAAACCAAGCGCAAATGGCAGATCAAATTGATAGAAAAATCGAATTGCAATTTATCGCGATCCTGGGCGCTCACCCAGCACACGCATTCTAG
- a CDS encoding metal ABC transporter solute-binding protein, Zn/Mn family: MKSLLLTFCLFLSVNAFAKIKVVATLPDVAEVVKAVGGDEVEVSTLLSGSEDPHYSDARPDYILKVRKADVVCAVGLDLEIGWLPKVVDKSGNAKVQPGGTGFCELGRSVKPLEIPVGVVDRSLGDVHPHGNPHFGLDPLKLAESGAEVVKVLSATEPAKADYFQKNYDTFRKQMNDLHAAIEKKIKKVKMMEYHKEFTYFFATYGISSAGSLEEKPGMPPSAARIAQAAQAAKAAGVKVLFATASAPHATLERFRELSGIPVVTVPSYVQTSGDAKTIEGLQNLLVKSIP; encoded by the coding sequence ATGAAATCGTTGTTATTAACTTTCTGTCTTTTTCTTTCTGTAAATGCATTTGCTAAAATCAAAGTCGTTGCGACCTTGCCTGACGTTGCTGAGGTCGTAAAAGCTGTTGGCGGTGATGAAGTTGAAGTTTCAACTCTTCTGTCAGGCAGCGAAGACCCTCACTATTCAGATGCTCGTCCCGATTATATTTTAAAAGTGCGCAAAGCTGATGTCGTATGCGCAGTTGGTTTGGATTTGGAAATCGGTTGGTTGCCTAAGGTTGTCGACAAATCTGGTAACGCCAAAGTGCAACCAGGTGGCACTGGTTTTTGCGAGTTAGGTCGCAGTGTAAAGCCGCTTGAAATTCCAGTGGGTGTTGTCGATCGTTCGCTTGGCGATGTACATCCACATGGCAACCCCCATTTTGGCTTAGACCCTTTGAAATTGGCGGAGTCAGGAGCTGAGGTCGTAAAAGTTCTTTCTGCGACAGAGCCAGCAAAGGCAGACTACTTCCAGAAAAATTATGATACTTTCCGCAAACAAATGAACGATCTGCACGCTGCGATTGAAAAGAAAATCAAGAAAGTCAAAATGATGGAGTATCACAAAGAGTTCACATACTTCTTTGCGACCTACGGAATTTCTTCAGCCGGTTCATTGGAAGAAAAGCCCGGCATGCCACCTTCAGCAGCACGAATTGCGCAAGCCGCCCAAGCTGCGAAGGCCGCGGGTGTGAAAGTCTTGTTTGCGACAGCGTCAGCTCCGCATGCGACACTTGAAAGATTCCGTGAACTTTCTGGAATTCCAGTCGTGACTGTTCCTTCTTACGTTCAAACGTCAGGCGATGCTAAAACAATTGAGGGTTTGCAAAATCTGTTGGTAAAATCCATTCCATAA
- a CDS encoding ATP-binding cassette domain-containing protein gives MEKLLEVRNLQAFSREGRALSPIVNFELQEGEVLFLRGENGAGKSTIMKTLLGLHKSFAGDYEILPAFNDVAYLPQLGNLNFHLPLTLSDMLMNEDVTSPLLKGLDLNKKWNTASGGERQKVLFTSALLRKPRILFLDEPFNHVDKEAGELLEHSLSQYLRENPKSAMVLISHRSLIQDWPKIRYVEIR, from the coding sequence ATGGAAAAACTTCTTGAGGTTCGTAATTTACAAGCATTCAGCCGTGAAGGCCGAGCCCTCTCCCCGATTGTGAATTTTGAACTTCAAGAAGGCGAAGTGCTTTTTCTGCGCGGAGAAAACGGCGCAGGTAAAAGCACGATTATGAAGACTCTTTTAGGTCTTCATAAAAGCTTTGCTGGTGACTACGAAATTCTTCCTGCCTTTAATGACGTCGCCTATCTTCCCCAACTTGGAAATTTAAACTTTCATCTGCCGCTGACGTTGTCAGATATGTTGATGAATGAAGACGTCACGTCCCCTTTACTTAAAGGTCTTGATCTGAATAAAAAATGGAATACTGCAAGCGGTGGTGAACGCCAGAAGGTTTTATTCACTTCGGCTTTGTTACGTAAGCCCCGCATTCTGTTTTTAGACGAACCGTTCAATCACGTTGATAAGGAAGCTGGCGAACTGCTTGAACACAGTCTAAGTCAGTATCTGCGCGAAAATCCGAAAAGCGCGATGGTCTTAATCTCGCATCGATCATTGATCCAAGATTGGCCAAAAATTCGCTACGTGGAGATTCGCTAA
- a CDS encoding metal ABC transporter permease: MTAFLELLQIYKWSLPSSIVMAAALALVGAQWTAREKSAQVFVLGQGSSLGIVLGLVANILMGTDFHWLSLLFGLTLGWLTLVISDFAIEKKSDRNHIYLTLFVFFLALTYLMTAITPSLESHMAAAYFGDLAVMSDATGQLALVAAALFTGFVLTYWRQLTHISFELVNQSLIHRSWKNRIFDVGTLLLTTLAIQGMGYLFTIGSLFISTSFASNKARNLKRYTVGVFLISTLGCFLGFCLSLLSTNLPTVPCVLIGQIIVGFIVRFGL, translated from the coding sequence ATGACTGCTTTCTTAGAACTTCTGCAAATATATAAGTGGTCTTTGCCTTCGTCGATCGTGATGGCAGCAGCTTTAGCACTCGTGGGTGCGCAATGGACCGCACGTGAAAAAAGCGCACAAGTATTCGTGTTGGGCCAAGGGTCTTCATTAGGTATCGTATTAGGCCTGGTCGCAAATATCTTAATGGGCACGGATTTTCATTGGCTCAGTTTATTATTCGGTCTGACTCTAGGGTGGTTGACGCTGGTGATTTCTGATTTTGCGATTGAAAAGAAATCTGATCGCAATCACATCTATCTGACTTTGTTCGTTTTCTTTTTAGCCTTAACTTATTTGATGACGGCGATCACTCCTTCGTTGGAATCGCACATGGCAGCTGCCTACTTCGGCGATCTTGCAGTGATGAGTGATGCCACAGGGCAGTTGGCTTTGGTGGCGGCAGCCCTGTTCACTGGTTTTGTATTAACTTACTGGAGACAGCTTACACACATCTCTTTTGAGTTAGTGAATCAAAGCCTTATTCATCGCAGTTGGAAGAATCGCATCTTTGATGTCGGTACACTTTTGCTTACTACTTTAGCGATTCAAGGCATGGGATACTTGTTCACAATTGGTTCTTTATTTATCTCGACAAGTTTTGCATCAAATAAAGCGCGCAACCTGAAACGCTATACAGTAGGGGTTTTCCTGATTTCAACCCTGGGCTGCTTCTTAGGATTTTGCTTATCGCTGCTATCCACGAACTTACCCACAGTACCGTGCGTTTTGATTGGTCAAATTATCGTAGGATTTATTGTTAGATTCGGGCTGTAA
- a CDS encoding cyclic nucleotide-binding domain-containing protein, with amino-acid sequence MRLHPAEIAKEIKGHSFFKSFSEDLLLQVSAMIHSASFKAGDFILKEGQKNDSLYFLRSGKVEISLAGEILATFEHPGEVFGEMSVITKNPTSTTVKALTDVECFAIRSEDFAHVHPKDKDRFQALLYQIYCFILTERLMKTNEKARLFEILNRELHEAQKALTEGRGGRVLLVEPDKKQQLPVRMALGGTGVQLDLAGDAEAAREFLKNNKYDIVLAEDSCVEVLKEVHDGKLAPHAVLLTSKDVQGNLQVLEHNRFVEHIISRDAEDKNATIRYVLTALGKLLNKNIFGVEKYLTWGVEVQKKTVSHSSQREQLRDDMVAYFKKNGCTQYCSRSCEHRDRRDVNERDLRCPNGCAR; translated from the coding sequence ATGAGACTGCACCCGGCCGAGATTGCTAAGGAAATCAAAGGACACTCTTTTTTCAAATCCTTCAGTGAAGATTTGTTGCTGCAAGTTTCTGCCATGATTCATTCTGCCAGCTTTAAAGCTGGTGATTTCATTCTTAAAGAAGGCCAAAAAAACGATTCGCTTTATTTTTTACGAAGCGGAAAAGTTGAAATATCTTTGGCCGGCGAAATCCTAGCAACCTTTGAACATCCAGGTGAAGTTTTCGGCGAGATGAGTGTGATTACAAAAAATCCCACTTCAACAACCGTAAAAGCTTTAACTGATGTCGAGTGCTTTGCGATTCGTTCTGAAGATTTCGCCCACGTTCATCCAAAAGATAAAGATCGTTTTCAAGCTCTTCTTTACCAAATTTATTGCTTCATCTTGACGGAACGTCTGATGAAGACGAATGAAAAAGCACGCTTATTTGAAATCTTGAATCGCGAACTTCATGAAGCGCAAAAAGCTTTGACTGAAGGTCGTGGCGGTCGCGTTCTTTTGGTAGAGCCAGATAAAAAACAACAATTGCCAGTGCGTATGGCCTTGGGCGGTACCGGTGTGCAATTGGATCTTGCGGGTGACGCGGAAGCGGCTCGTGAATTCTTAAAAAATAATAAATACGATATCGTGTTGGCGGAAGATAGCTGCGTCGAAGTCCTTAAAGAGGTTCATGACGGTAAGCTTGCGCCACACGCGGTTCTTTTGACTAGCAAAGACGTGCAAGGAAACTTGCAAGTTCTTGAGCACAATCGCTTTGTTGAACATATTATCTCTCGCGATGCGGAAGATAAGAATGCGACAATTCGTTATGTCTTAACGGCGTTGGGCAAGCTTCTGAATAAAAACATCTTCGGGGTTGAAAAATACCTAACGTGGGGTGTGGAAGTTCAAAAGAAAACGGTTTCTCATTCTTCTCAGCGTGAACAACTTCGCGATGACATGGTTGCCTATTTCAAAAAAAATGGGTGTACGCAGTACTGTTCTAGATCGTGTGAACACCGTGACAGAAGAGATGTTAATGAACGCGATTTACGATGCCCCAACGGATGCGCAAGGTAA
- a CDS encoding prolipoprotein diacylglyceryl transferase produces the protein MLPLIHVTSGVSIPSYYLVLSVVVMACLFWITHRAKKYNLSHAITLDLSLIIMVSGFIGARLMHVFYENLTYYQEDYMRILYFWDGGFVYFGGAILAAALCVLFLEIKAPKDTERYLDLFAPVTAFAYGFGRLGCLLAGCCYGKYCELPWAISGRHPTQVYAFLWEMGVVCILMGVESIGANHRRPKSLGDAGSVFYLWMILHGIGRLLMEAFREDFRGPSLGISISSWISIALIALGLLLLLRRKPTRRGMALLS, from the coding sequence TTGCTTCCGCTGATTCACGTCACTTCCGGCGTTTCAATTCCGAGCTATTACCTTGTCCTCAGTGTTGTGGTCATGGCTTGTCTTTTTTGGATTACTCATCGAGCGAAGAAGTACAATTTATCTCACGCGATCACGCTCGACTTAAGTCTGATAATTATGGTTTCCGGCTTCATCGGCGCGCGCCTTATGCACGTGTTTTACGAGAACCTGACGTACTACCAAGAAGACTACATGCGCATCTTGTACTTCTGGGATGGCGGCTTCGTTTACTTCGGTGGCGCGATCTTAGCGGCCGCTTTATGCGTGTTGTTTCTTGAAATCAAAGCTCCGAAAGATACTGAAAGGTATTTGGATTTATTTGCACCCGTCACAGCATTTGCTTACGGCTTTGGTCGCTTAGGTTGTTTGCTTGCGGGCTGTTGTTACGGAAAATATTGCGAGCTTCCTTGGGCCATCAGTGGTCGTCACCCGACCCAAGTATATGCCTTCTTGTGGGAAATGGGTGTCGTCTGCATTTTGATGGGTGTTGAGTCTATTGGTGCGAATCATCGTCGCCCGAAATCTTTGGGCGATGCCGGATCTGTTTTTTATTTATGGATGATCCTTCACGGCATCGGCAGACTTTTGATGGAGGCCTTCCGTGAAGATTTCCGCGGACCTTCATTGGGCATTTCTATTTCAAGCTGGATTAGTATTGCGCTGATCGCTTTAGGCTTGCTGCTATTGTTGCGCCGGAAGCCAACACGTCGGGGCATGGCATTGTTGTCCTAG
- a CDS encoding DNA gyrase inhibitor YacG, whose product MTEPKVRQVKCPQCGRLTLYSPENAFRPFCSERCRLIDLGEWASEGYRIPVGHSSSDPLTSDEDNYDDSDEGNNHQH is encoded by the coding sequence ATGACTGAACCAAAAGTTCGACAAGTCAAATGCCCGCAGTGCGGGCGTTTGACTTTGTACTCACCAGAAAATGCTTTTCGTCCTTTCTGCTCTGAACGATGCAGACTTATCGATCTTGGCGAGTGGGCCAGCGAAGGTTACCGCATTCCCGTAGGACATTCTTCAAGTGATCCTTTAACTTCCGATGAAGACAATTACGACGATAGCGATGAAGGAAACAATCATCAGCATTAG
- a CDS encoding HU family DNA-binding protein, with amino-acid sequence MNKAQLIEKIASETKVSKAQAENILDCAVENIKKAVKKGDDVKLVGFGTFTKAKRKARTGRNPQTGKAIKIPAAWAPKFRAGAEFKSMVK; translated from the coding sequence ATGAACAAAGCACAACTTATCGAAAAAATCGCATCTGAAACTAAAGTTTCTAAAGCTCAAGCTGAAAACATCTTGGATTGCGCAGTAGAAAACATCAAAAAAGCAGTTAAAAAAGGTGACGATGTTAAATTGGTAGGCTTCGGTACTTTCACTAAAGCTAAACGTAAAGCTCGCACTGGTCGCAACCCACAAACTGGTAAAGCAATCAAAATCCCAGCTGCTTGGGCTCCAAAATTCCGCGCTGGCGCAGAATTCAAATCAATGGTTAAGTAA
- the pfkA gene encoding 6-phosphofructokinase, with translation MATFDKKIKRIGVYTSGGDAPGMNAAIRAVVRVGIAQQLEVYGIHSGYVGMIDNVIAPLQLRDMANVIQRGGTVLKTGRSADFQRPEGRAKAAANLKAHNIDALVCIGGDGSFRGAHALWEEHQIPIVGVPGTIDNDIFGSDKTIGFDTAVNTALEAIDRIRDTAASHDRLFIVEVMGRNSGFIASHVGLAGGAEEIFTPDGTATVEKAIDHIKEGIARGKTSSILITAEGQKPGRAYDLADSIRKKSGMEAKVSILGHQQRGGSPTAADRILASRMGAAAVDSLLKGQCDIMIGTEGERLVTVPLDIVTKTEKKSQMDLISLANLLAT, from the coding sequence ATGGCAACCTTCGATAAGAAAATCAAAAGAATCGGTGTATATACAAGCGGCGGCGACGCCCCTGGAATGAACGCGGCCATTCGTGCTGTGGTTCGTGTCGGTATTGCTCAGCAACTTGAAGTTTATGGTATTCATAGCGGCTATGTCGGCATGATCGACAACGTGATTGCGCCACTTCAACTTCGTGATATGGCAAACGTCATTCAACGTGGCGGTACGGTTTTAAAAACTGGACGATCCGCTGATTTTCAAAGACCCGAAGGTCGCGCCAAAGCTGCAGCAAATTTGAAAGCACATAACATTGATGCCCTTGTGTGCATCGGTGGTGACGGTTCGTTCCGCGGTGCTCATGCACTTTGGGAAGAACATCAAATTCCTATCGTTGGCGTTCCTGGCACAATTGATAACGACATCTTTGGCAGTGATAAAACAATCGGCTTCGATACAGCCGTCAACACGGCGCTTGAAGCGATTGACCGTATTCGTGACACAGCTGCTTCTCATGATCGTTTGTTTATCGTTGAAGTGATGGGTCGCAACTCTGGTTTCATCGCATCCCACGTGGGCCTAGCAGGTGGAGCGGAAGAAATCTTCACTCCAGATGGCACAGCGACTGTTGAAAAAGCGATCGATCACATCAAAGAAGGTATCGCTCGTGGTAAAACAAGCAGTATCTTGATCACAGCAGAAGGCCAAAAACCAGGTCGTGCTTACGACCTTGCTGATTCCATTCGTAAAAAATCAGGCATGGAAGCGAAAGTTTCTATCTTGGGTCACCAACAACGTGGTGGTTCACCGACAGCAGCGGATCGTATCCTTGCAAGTCGTATGGGTGCCGCAGCGGTTGATTCACTTCTGAAAGGTCAATGTGACATCATGATCGGCACAGAGGGCGAACGCCTTGTAACCGTGCCTTTGGATATCGTCACTAAGACCGAGAAAAAATCCCAAATGGATTTGATCTCCTTAGCAAATCTTTTGGCCACATAG
- a CDS encoding ABC transporter substrate-binding protein, translating into MKRLLLSLVLVLPLLAGCTKKDNVITIGEYDSMTGSEATFGLSSNKGVRLAFDEINAAGGIKGKKIDLKAMDDQGKNEEAASAVTRLITSNKVVAIIGGVASGRSKAAAPIAQSHGVPFVSPASTNPDVTKIGDYVFRVCFIDPFQGAVMSKFSSETLKIKKAAVLRDVKNDYSVGLADAFVEDFKKRGGEIVSDLSYQSGDIDFKAQLTQIRSKNPEAIYVPGYYTEVGLIAQQARQLGIKVPLMGGDGWDSDKLSEIGKEAVNGNYYSNHYTTESTEPAVTEFIKKFKAKYNETPDALAALGYDAAKILAAAIERAPDLSGKAIRDELAKTKDFAGVTGKITLNENRDAVKSAVVIQVDGKNRKYISTVAP; encoded by the coding sequence ATGAAACGTCTTCTACTTTCCCTAGTTCTGGTTTTGCCACTTCTGGCAGGATGTACAAAAAAAGATAACGTCATCACAATCGGCGAATACGATTCGATGACAGGCAGTGAAGCCACTTTCGGTTTGAGCTCAAACAAAGGTGTGCGCTTGGCATTTGACGAAATCAATGCTGCTGGCGGTATCAAAGGAAAAAAAATCGATTTAAAAGCCATGGATGACCAAGGCAAGAACGAAGAAGCTGCTTCTGCGGTCACTCGCCTGATCACTTCGAATAAAGTTGTTGCGATTATTGGTGGCGTCGCTAGCGGTCGCTCGAAAGCAGCAGCACCGATTGCGCAATCACATGGCGTACCGTTCGTGTCGCCAGCTTCAACGAATCCTGACGTCACTAAAATTGGTGATTATGTTTTTCGCGTCTGCTTCATCGATCCATTCCAAGGTGCGGTCATGTCGAAATTCTCGTCTGAAACTTTGAAAATCAAAAAAGCCGCAGTTCTTCGTGACGTTAAGAACGACTACAGCGTGGGACTTGCTGACGCTTTCGTAGAAGATTTTAAAAAGCGCGGTGGCGAAATCGTTTCGGATCTTAGCTATCAATCGGGCGATATCGATTTCAAAGCACAATTGACTCAAATCCGTTCTAAAAATCCAGAAGCCATCTATGTCCCTGGTTATTACACGGAAGTAGGTCTTATCGCTCAGCAAGCACGTCAATTGGGAATTAAAGTTCCTTTGATGGGTGGTGACGGCTGGGATAGCGACAAGCTTTCTGAAATCGGCAAAGAGGCTGTGAACGGCAACTATTACTCAAACCACTACACGACTGAATCGACAGAGCCTGCAGTGACTGAGTTCATCAAAAAGTTTAAAGCGAAGTACAATGAAACTCCGGATGCATTGGCAGCTTTGGGATACGACGCTGCAAAAATCTTGGCCGCTGCAATTGAACGTGCACCAGACTTGTCAGGCAAAGCAATCCGTGATGAACTAGCTAAGACGAAAGATTTTGCTGGCGTAACTGGTAAAATCACTTTGAATGAAAATCGTGACGCTGTGAAAAGTGCGGTTGTAATCCAAGTCGATGGTAAAAACCGTAAGTACATTTCAACTGTCGCGCCTTAA